The DNA region TGGCGGCCTTTTCGCGGATGCGCAGGGTTTCGAGTTCTTTGCGCCAGGTGGCGGCGTCGACTATCGGTGGCAACGGGTGGGTGCTCACGGGAGGTCCTCCTGACCGGCTCACAGATTGCGTGCTGTAGGCAGAGACGGTGGGGGCTCGCCGAATTCATCGGTGCCGCGCGATCGGGTCCGGATCAGTTGGCGCGGTTCGCGTAATCGTGGGGGAGCTTGCCCGGCGGCCGGTCGATGACGGTGTCGTCGTCGGGGCTGCGGGTTTCGAGGAACGTGATGTGGCCGGTGGCGGCGACCAATGTCTGCGGGTACGTGAGGCCGCGGTTGCGGGCCGCGGTGATCTCGGGGGTGTTGTCCTCGTAGCGGCCCAGCGTGAATTCGGGGTAGTCGAGCATCCACTGCGGGTAACAGATCGTGGTGTGGACGCGGCGTTCCCCGAGCCAAGCGATGACCACGGTGACCGTGCCGGTCGGTTCCACCCAGGCGAGTTTGAACATGTCGCCGCTGAGTTGCACGATCTTGGCCGGCTGCGCGGTGGACCAGCGGCCGAACATCGGGCCCATCAGGCAGCGGAAGGCGACGGTGTGCGAATTGCGGACGTAGAGCTCGTACTTCCAGCCGTTCTCGTACGTGTAGATCAGGTGCTGTCCGACGATGCCCGTCAGGTCACCGGCCCACGCCGGTATGGTGGCGGCTTCTTCGGCGCTCATCGTGCACTCCTCTCGGCCGACCTGCATCGAGCCCCGGGTGTCCCCGGCCAGCCTATCCGCTGATCACGCCGTTTCGAGGAAGCCCGGCGGTGCGCGTACAGCTCGACGAGCAGGTGTTCAGCTCGGTGCCCGCTCTCGCCGTGCCCGATGACCGGCAGCGACGCGAGCTGTACGCGCTTCTGGAACGGGTAGCGTCCCAATCGAACTCAGCTGTTCTGTACCGCCTCTACCGGGGTGCTCGCCGCGGGCGGGCTGATGAACCCGTCCGCCGCGCCGACCGCGGCGCCGACGCCCGCGCCCAGGGCCGCGAACGGGACGGCGACGAAGGCGTAGCCGAGGGCCGCGCCCACCACCGGAACCACCACCAGGCCGATCGGGGCGAAGGGGAGTCCGG from Nocardia tengchongensis includes:
- a CDS encoding phenolic acid decarboxylase, producing MSAEEAATIPAWAGDLTGIVGQHLIYTYENGWKYELYVRNSHTVAFRCLMGPMFGRWSTAQPAKIVQLSGDMFKLAWVEPTGTVTVVIAWLGERRVHTTICYPQWMLDYPEFTLGRYEDNTPEITAARNRGLTYPQTLVAATGHITFLETRSPDDDTVIDRPPGKLPHDYANRAN